One Natrinema halophilum genomic window carries:
- a CDS encoding DUF7503 family protein, translated as MSAKDSMKDYLAKHPRMIGALFTLFVLLSQAGSVAAGSTSQIGP; from the coding sequence ATGTCCGCGAAAGACAGCATGAAAGACTACCTCGCAAAGCACCCACGAATGATCGGCGCCCTGTTCACCCTGTTCGTCCTGCTCAGTCAGGCCGGATCAGTCGCAGCAGGAAGTACGTCTCAGATCGGCCCATAA